The genomic region GGGCAGGGCGGCCAGCCCGGGCAGGCCGATGTTCTGGAAGTACCATTCCTCAGCTTCGGGGCGTACCAGTTCGAACAGACCGACGGTCAGGGCACTGAAGACCAGGCCGCCCAGTGCCAGCAGGCTGGCCGTGATGAGCAGCGCGCCGCTGTAGCGGACGAAGGTGCAGCGGTTTTCGGGGAGCGTCCAGGCGCCGCCAAGATAGACCATGCCGGCGTAAAGCCAGAAGAGCACGGGCAGATGGAGCAGGGCCATGACGGTGGTGTCGGTCTCGTCGGGCAGGAAGCTGACCCACAGGGCCGAAAGCAGCGTAAGGGCCAGCCCGGCCAGCAGCACTCGTCGGGAGATGGATCGTCCGAGAGCGAAGTAAGCGGCCAGGGCCAGCAGGCTCCACATGGGCGCGAATCGCGGAAGGTACCAGTCGGGTGCGAGCCATAGCAGAGGCAGACGCACCAGGAGCGCGGTGCCCAGGGCGATGGCGAGAACTTTCCACAGGGCGGGATGCCTCCAGAAGCCCGGGCGTTCCGGTCGGTAGGTGAGCCGGACGTGCCAGACGCGGAGGGTTTCCGAGTCGGGCCGGTGCTGGAGGGCTTCCTTGAGGGCCTGTCGGAAGGCGGCGGGATTTTCGCGGTAGAGCTGTTCGAGCCGCTCGGGTTGGTGGAGGTTTTCCAGGATGGTGCGGGCCTCCGGCGACATGGCGGTTTGCTGGTAGAGGTTGTCGGCGGCGAGTACTACAGTCCGAAATTTCTGATTTTTCTTCATCTTTTACCGGACAAAATCAGTGTTTCACTGACTGGTAGCATTCCGGGCGTCCAGAAGTGTGGCTGGATGTTGAGTGACTCGTTTCCGACGGCTCGCCATGGAGGACACCTCACGAGCGACAGGTTGCGGCCGCATGCGCGGGGTTACGCCGATTCAGAAGGGAGAACTGGAAGCCTCAATAGTGCAAAAGCTTCGCGTGTTGAGCGAGGCCGGAGTGCTTCAGTGGAGCGGCCGCCGTCTTGAACCTGTTGACCCCGTCGTCAGTGTTTCGGGCTCCCTGGGGGTGGCTGATATCATCGTGCAAGAACGCAGATAGCGGTTGTTTCAGGTCAAATGTTGCGCGTGTGGAAATAGCAACTCGCTTTCGTAAGGGCCAAAAGACTGATTCGGCCGGGAGAGGAAGAGGTTTATCCGATTTCGGACGGGGAGCGAAAAAGTTCTTTTCCGGGCGACTGCTCCAGGCCAGAGAGAAGGCCATGTTCTACTGGTGGGGATGATCGGGCTGGTATGTCTTGTGTAAGGCGAAAGTGCCATGGTGCACTGTCTTTACACAAGGACTGGTCGCTCCGGGGGCAGTTGTACCAACGCTCAGAAGGAATCCAGAGATTTTTTCTCAGGCAATTAGGCTATGACATAAGGTTGTCACCCGCGGCCATTTTATTTGCAGCAAGAGAATTTTCCATTTGAATCTTTACCTGGAAGAAGCCATGTTTGCTCTCGAAGAACTACAAGGGCAAATCGCCGGTGAGTTGCTGACGTATGCGAAAGAAATCCTTCGAGATCATGAAGAAATGACCGGCGTACAGCTAGGTGATGCTGAAGAGATGTATGAGGTGCTTGTTCAAAACGAATACCCCGGTTTGCTTGCTCGTAACGCCGTCAGAGCCAGAGACGTTGACGAATTTATTGAGTTGCTTGAAAAGGATCCGGATCTGATTCGAGCGGCTGAGGCTGCCCAGAATGCGGTTTTCTATGAGCTCGAAGATTATGACCGGGATACTATGCGGTTGGTGCTTGTTTTAGCTCTGAGTCTTGTGTGAATTAATATATTATATTTTTCAGGTGGTTGTGTGCGTTTGTAGCCTACTATGAGGAATTGAAATGCGAATTTACAAAACTGTTGATAATGTCAGTTCCAAGATGCGAAGGCTTTTGATTAAGACATAGCATCACTTACTTCCAAGGAGCGTTTAAGAAACCCCTTAGAGCTCTCTTGGCAGAGCCTATAGGCGCCAGACATTCGCAATGACGCATAATAATCCGGAGGAAACCCCGGACCAACAACTCTTTTCTCCCCGATCACGACCCAGCATAAAGTAAGCTCTTTTTGCTCTAAGAAACGCACTAGTTCATTGAACCGCACTAGAAGGGCATCAGGGCCTGCTTCATGAACAGTGGGGTCAAATACTACGAGTTGTCCCGATGTGTCGACAAAGTCTCCCCCGTCTCCAGTCCACCGGAGCCTCAGTCCATCCACAAGGTCAACCGCTGGTAGTCGGATTGTATAGCTCTCGTCAATGGAGCAATCAAAACCACCAGATTCAGCCACGTAGTTAAACGATGCCACCCTCAGCTTTACCGGACAATCTTCACGAGGGTGTGACCATCCGGTATCACCATAGTACGGCTGCTGAAAATAACGGAATGCCGGTGCCCATGCGTATTCACCGACAAACATTTCATAGATTTTAGGAGGCTCTGGCATCCATCGTCCCCAGAAGTCTACGTTTTTAGCCCAGTTTATAAATGCTTCGGCATCCTCCTTCCGAAGAAAGTAACCTGTGCACATATACCACAGTTCTCGCTGCTCGGATTCGCCAAAGTCTTGGTCTGGTGAGGTCTTCTGTTGCCAAAGGAAAAATCCCTGTAGATTCACCCATCGTGAACCATCCTTGGGACACGTTACGACGAAAAGATCTTCTACTCGTGGCAAATCATCATGTCTTTTGGCCCATTCACAATAATCTTCTGTTCCTTCCCAATTGTTATATTCGACCGAACACCACCAAGCCGGTGAATGCCCATCTAAAGAAGTTCCACCGGGCTTTTTACTGAGCGTGCAGGATGGATCAATGTCACGCAGCCTTTCTTGCCAGGGCCCTTTGTACAAACGATCGCCTGCAAGATTGTGATACTGGAAGTGGTCAGCGATGTAGGCCATGATCTCGTGATACGCGATCCACTGATACTTCTTGCCGATACGCTCTGCTTTCCCTGCTGCATGACCATGATAGCCAATCGCAAAGCAGTCAAAATATCCAAAGCGCTCAATTGTCCACCCGAGGTCGAACACACGCTTAAGCACATAACGCTGAATCAACTGTAAATCAAAGTGGGGTGGGGCTTCCCCTCTTTCCTTTGCTGAAAGAAATTCCTTGAGTCGTTGTAAATGGCTTTTTGTGAGAGCTGTCCTCAATTCATTCAAGGCAGCCTCTCGTTGGCGCTGCAACTCCTGAATATGTGGGGGAAAGGTTTCTGGCCCCCCTTCATCAGATAGATTTGCAAGGTCATGGGTATCGGCCCTTTCTCCATTCTTGAACTTCTGGATGATGGTGCTGAATAGTAAGCTGGCTTCTCCGAGAGCATGGTCTGCGGCTTCAAAAGCTTGCCAAACCTTCTTTTCCTCTTCAGAAAATTCAGCAACAAGGGCAGACAAACGCTCATCCGGAGATTGCCAGACAGGTTCATCAAGTCTGAGCGAAAGCCAGTTTATGCGGCCCGAGTTTGTCCCGATAACATACCGGGCAAAGTCATCTTCTAAAACAGAACGGGCAATTCGGTTGCGTGCCCATTCAAGATCTCCACTATCATAGGAGCCACGAGACCAATCCGGTAGATACGGCTTGATTTCTTCTTCTGTGGGAATGTGAGGCCAGTCACTCTGATACGGAGGCCGGATTTTTGTCTCGTCAATGTTAACCTTTGCACCCAGATGCAGAGCGCGCTCAACGACACCTCGGGCGTAATCGCGCAGGAGGATGTGAGCGGGAGGTTTACCATTTGCAAACACTTTATCGTAAACGCACTGTGCCAGCTCTCCAACCTTGTCTGCATCGTGACTTCGCATAGCTATTCCATAGGCGACCGCATAAATTCGCTCGCTAACATAAGGATCGTCAACGTTCGCGAACCGCTCGACAAGTCTCACAGCAGCATCAAGCCGACCCGTCAACAAGTTCACCAGAGCCTTAGTCGCTCGGTCACGCAAGAAACGATTCGATGTTGTCAACATCCACGCCAGTGTCGTTGAACAGAGGTCAATGACATCATCTTCGAGCGCCTGATTCGGCTTGATGGCTAATACCCAATCGAGAAGACTGTGAACCGCTGCAGGATAGTCGCTTGAATAGGCGTAATGGAGGTAGGTGCTCCACCAGGTATCCCGGTCGGGCATTGAGTACTTGCGGAGGACTTTGTCGAGGAAAGCCGCGTTAAGTGGATGCTCAGGCAAAATGGCGATCGTCAGGAGTACGTCAAGAGTCTCGTGCAGCTCGTCTTCGGTTTTGATTAGCTCTCGCAGGATTTTTTGCGTAGTATCTGAAAATGCCCCCTTGTCACGCCAGATCAGACTTTGCCGAAATGCATGTCCAACAGGCCACCCTTGTCCCTTGAGCGATGGAGCAAGTTCCAAGATTTCTTTCCCTGTGCGTTCAGAAACTTGAATACAAAGCGCTTCAAGAAGTCCAAGAGGCACATGACGAGAGGGATCCTGGAGAAAGCCAAGTGGTCCACCCTTTTGGAACGCCCTTGCGGGAGCTTCAGCATCTAGATACTTGTCGAGGAGATGTTTCACGATAAGGTGGTCAGCGAGGCGCTCATACGCTATCAAGACAACGTCTTCGCGCTGACCGTTGATTTCCAACATCTCTTCGATCAAAAGTCCTTCGACGATCAAACCACGAAACAGTGAGCGGCTGAAATCACGACCGGGAAGCAGGGAGTTTATGAGAACTTTAGCATTCTCTCTCGGCAAAAATCGTTGCTCCTGCTGAGCAAGTGTTTCTGATAATTTGTCCAAAGCCTTGTGCACGAGCCTGTCTCCTGGATCAAAATCAAGTTCTCGTGCCAATCGACTGTTAGCCGCATCCAGGAATAATTCGTACAACTTCGTGATACCATGGAATCCCCGCGGCATACGACGCTTTCCTTTTTCTTGTAGTCCACTGCACAGCATCTTCAAGAATAGAGGATTGCTAAACTCAGGGATCAAGATGGGTGCTGATGGGAGCTCAAGACCAAAATGAGTGAAGAAAGTCCTAACGGCATCATATTCATGTTCTGCAAATCCAACGTGAATGATCCGAACCGCCCTTTTCCGAATTTCCTCAGGGATGACGACCTCTTCGTAAGACGAACGCACGGAAAGGACAACCCCGATCCAGGGCGAGCGCTCAAGGCGTGTCAGGAAAGCAGCCAGATGATTTGGCCAGAGGTGGCGCCCCATTCCCTCGTTCAAGGCGTCAATAATGAGTAATGCACGGCATCCCGCTGCCTGCGCCGCCGCTTCTAAGGCACCAATGAACTCCTCTGCCTGTAGGTCGCGAAGATCTAATTGCTGGAGAGCCTGTGTCCAGGGTTCATCTGTACTGGTAAATCGCTGCCCCATCAGGAGCACAGTGGGTCTGCCCTCCTCAAGCCGTTTCTTCGCAACATCGCAGAGCAGGTGAGTTTTTCCAGTGCCCGCATCACCGGTAAGGATCAGTAGAGAGGCATTCGCTACCTGGTCAGCGTGCTTAAGAAATCCCTCTAACTCCTGAAGTCTATTTCTTAAGCCCCAAAAGTTGTCTCTCAGGTTTCTGACAGGATTTTCGTGGTAAACAGTTTTGTCTCTGCTTTCGCCTGATTTTTCTCTTCGAGGCTCAAAATCTTTCTTGTAGTTCCCAAGTGTATTTGCAATGTTATCTGCCTTGATGGCTAACTGAGAGGCCTGTTCTGCGAGCTGGCCAAGTGGTAGAGGTCCGGCCGGATCGGGAGAGGTGTTGCTAAGAGCTGCGAGGATTGGCTGGATGCTTCGTGTTACCTGCAATATTGAAGGAGCAATGTCATCCCAGGTCTTATCAGAAAGGTGGGAGATTATGTAGTCTATGTGCTGTATCTCCCTACGAAGCTCTGGTATTTGGCTTTTAATGCTGTCGAAAAACCGTTGCGTTCGTCCAAGAGCGTCAAACTCGTGAACGATGGGAAGCTCGACGTGAATCTTAGGGGTGTATCGTGGGCCTGCTGAGTTTATTGCTTCGTCCAGTCGGGCTTTAAACCATTCTATATCGAAACGCTCTACGTTGAAGAAAAATCTAACTTTGCCCGCATGTTCCGGCCGCTCTAACAAGGCTAAGAGTTCATGCCTCCCCCACCAGATAAAATCTACCGTCATTCCTTTATCAGAAGCCAGATTCTGCCATTCCTCTACACGATTCTCCCACTTTTCGAGTTGAGCATGTGTACGGTCAAGCGGAGCGCAGATGTAGTAGCGAACGAGTCTTGGATGCTTTTCAAGGGCAGTTCTTACCGATTTATCAATCTGACGCCATTGCGAGTGTCCCAATGTATGTAAGTATTTAGCTTGCCAGCCCCATAGGTCACCGTTTGGAAGAGCTGCGTAGCACTCTATCCCCGCATCTGGAGGTGCCTTCCTATAAAACTTCGCGTCCGAGGGGATTTCTGCCCTTGCAAGCTGGGCACAAAGTTCCTCGAAAGCGTAGTTCTGGGAGCCATTCAGTTGGCGAATATTTTTAAAGTCAATGTTCAGCATTTTCATGTTCCTCCAGTCAACCCCTTGATTACAATACTAGGGGACGAAAACGTTTCATTGGCGCGCTACTTCTTACACAAGAGGAAGGCGTGCGGGTGGGTTATGGGACCTGACTGCACATCGGCGGTGGGTTTTGCTCGACCAAAGAGATGGCTCGAAGCCAGATTCCTTTGGAACAGGCTATCGGTCTCTGGAAGGTGCGATTAACTCCCAAGAAAAGTTCTTTTCTTGGACGGTCTCCACGGTCGGAAGAGTGGCCACGCTTCTGTTGCCGCAGGATATCCGTATCGGGACACCTTGTGTAAGAAAGATACACCAGAGCACCTCACAACTTTACACAAGGATCGTCATGTTTGTGCCTAAAGCAGCTCCAGCTGGCGCTCAAGGGAATCCTGGGTCGCCAGGCCATTCGAGAGCTTTTATTTTTCTGAGGTGCTTCTCTGTAATGGGATTGCATTGTTGAAGAGGGCAGAGGGCATGTAACGGATTACTCTGATCCAACCATTGATGATGGGCCAACCCGTGATTGTCGGAATCCGAATTGCAATCGAGCAGACCTAGAAAAGCTTGCTGTTGAGGCGTGATTGGGGGATTACTGGCGGCAGCACATCTCCTGTTCCGGCTACGCTCTATAGTTTTATTCTTTCGATATGAGAATCGTGGACGATGAGGGTGGGACAAACGCTGGCGGGTTGCATAGCTAGAGCGCAGCCGTGTGATTGCTGAGTTGCATGTGGAGCAAGGCGCCAACCGTCAGCTCAAGGAGCGTAAGGTACCGGCGAGCGCCTGTCGCATTCGGATTTTCTGGCCAACAGGTGGCCGTACCTTGTGTAAGGTTAAAAAGCAAACTCTGAATCATTCCTTACACAAGGAGCTGTGGCGTTTTTGATCAGTCGTTGCAAGGCGGCCATCGGCGATCTGCATGGTTTGGGCAGATCATGATGAACGGCGGCGTAAAGGCGCTTGCCAGAAGGTGCGTTTCCGGACTACCTTAAGCGAATCGTTCGACCGGGCATCCTTGCAGGTAACAGAGTGTTGGAGGCCGAAGCTTTTCCGTTATTGCTATGCTAAACCCCCAACAAGACCAACACAAAAGTCCATAACGCGGCCCCTATTTTGAGTTGCGATAAATCCACTTATCATAAGTAGAATGCCGCGGCGACACCGCCACTCTCGTCGGGTGCCATTTGCTTTGTCGGGTGTGCGAATGCAGCAATAACGGAATCGTTGCCGTCACATCACCTGCGGTCTCGAACCTGCACGAATCGCCAGGTGCTACAGGCCACACGCTGTAGTTGCCTTCCTGAAAAATAGCCTCACGGATCGACATCCCGGCACTGGCTCACTTCCTCGAAGAATCCCTGCTACCGGACCTCAAGCGCCTGCATGAACAATTGGAAGCCGTGGCTCGGAAAGGATCTCCGCCGTTTACCCCGATCCGCCGGGGATTTGCCCGCAAGAAGGATGCCCCCTGGAGTCAACCCGATACCCCTCTCATCCTACGAAGCGGCCTCGAAAACCACCTCTCCTCCAGAAAGGAAGTATTCGTCCACATACAGGGCGCGCCCTATGTAGTGGGTATGCGTTCTCCGAAGGCTAGGCAGCACCTCCAGCAATTGGAGGCCGACCCAGAAGCCCTGCATATTGGCTTCCCCCTGTTATCAGTATACCCCGAACTCCCGCAAAACGGGCTGGCAGCTGTTCAAACTGAAGGCGGATGTAGCTACCCTCGAGGTCTTTATCGCGGCACGTACCCCGGACAAGGGTTCAGATCGCACGTAACCGGGCCCTCAGGGAAGAAAGCACTGGC from Rhodothermus marinus DSM 4252 harbors:
- the avs2 gene encoding AVAST type 2 anti-phage system protein Avs2 produces the protein MKMLNIDFKNIRQLNGSQNYAFEELCAQLARAEIPSDAKFYRKAPPDAGIECYAALPNGDLWGWQAKYLHTLGHSQWRQIDKSVRTALEKHPRLVRYYICAPLDRTHAQLEKWENRVEEWQNLASDKGMTVDFIWWGRHELLALLERPEHAGKVRFFFNVERFDIEWFKARLDEAINSAGPRYTPKIHVELPIVHEFDALGRTQRFFDSIKSQIPELRREIQHIDYIISHLSDKTWDDIAPSILQVTRSIQPILAALSNTSPDPAGPLPLGQLAEQASQLAIKADNIANTLGNYKKDFEPRREKSGESRDKTVYHENPVRNLRDNFWGLRNRLQELEGFLKHADQVANASLLILTGDAGTGKTHLLCDVAKKRLEEGRPTVLLMGQRFTSTDEPWTQALQQLDLRDLQAEEFIGALEAAAQAAGCRALLIIDALNEGMGRHLWPNHLAAFLTRLERSPWIGVVLSVRSSYEEVVIPEEIRKRAVRIIHVGFAEHEYDAVRTFFTHFGLELPSAPILIPEFSNPLFLKMLCSGLQEKGKRRMPRGFHGITKLYELFLDAANSRLARELDFDPGDRLVHKALDKLSETLAQQEQRFLPRENAKVLINSLLPGRDFSRSLFRGLIVEGLLIEEMLEINGQREDVVLIAYERLADHLIVKHLLDKYLDAEAPARAFQKGGPLGFLQDPSRHVPLGLLEALCIQVSERTGKEILELAPSLKGQGWPVGHAFRQSLIWRDKGAFSDTTQKILRELIKTEDELHETLDVLLTIAILPEHPLNAAFLDKVLRKYSMPDRDTWWSTYLHYAYSSDYPAAVHSLLDWVLAIKPNQALEDDVIDLCSTTLAWMLTTSNRFLRDRATKALVNLLTGRLDAAVRLVERFANVDDPYVSERIYAVAYGIAMRSHDADKVGELAQCVYDKVFANGKPPAHILLRDYARGVVERALHLGAKVNIDETKIRPPYQSDWPHIPTEEEIKPYLPDWSRGSYDSGDLEWARNRIARSVLEDDFARYVIGTNSGRINWLSLRLDEPVWQSPDERLSALVAEFSEEEKKVWQAFEAADHALGEASLLFSTIIQKFKNGERADTHDLANLSDEGGPETFPPHIQELQRQREAALNELRTALTKSHLQRLKEFLSAKERGEAPPHFDLQLIQRYVLKRVFDLGWTIERFGYFDCFAIGYHGHAAGKAERIGKKYQWIAYHEIMAYIADHFQYHNLAGDRLYKGPWQERLRDIDPSCTLSKKPGGTSLDGHSPAWWCSVEYNNWEGTEDYCEWAKRHDDLPRVEDLFVVTCPKDGSRWVNLQGFFLWQQKTSPDQDFGESEQRELWYMCTGYFLRKEDAEAFINWAKNVDFWGRWMPEPPKIYEMFVGEYAWAPAFRYFQQPYYGDTGWSHPREDCPVKLRVASFNYVAESGGFDCSIDESYTIRLPAVDLVDGLRLRWTGDGGDFVDTSGQLVVFDPTVHEAGPDALLVRFNELVRFLEQKELTLCWVVIGEKRVVGPGFPPDYYASLRMSGAYRLCQESSKGFLKRSLEVSDAMS